The Glycine soja cultivar W05 chromosome 9, ASM419377v2, whole genome shotgun sequence sequence GCACTTTGGATTTGTCAAATAATGGGACAGCTGCCAACCTGCTGGGAACATCTAAGTTCACTTAAATTTCTTgatctaacaaaaaataaattgtcagAGAAGATTCCGCAGTCCATGTGTACTCTTGTTGAACTCGAAGCTTTGGTCCAGCGAAACAACAATTTAAGTGGAGAATTACCACTCACGTTGAAGAACTGCTCTAGTTTAGTTATATTAGATGTGGGTGAAAATTTGTTGTCTGGTCCAGTACCCTCATGGATTGGAGAAAGTCTGCAACAATTGAAAATCTTGAGCTTGCGAGTTAATAACTTCTTTGGAAGTATTCCTTTACATCTCTGCTATTTGAGCCAAATTCATCTCTTGGATCTCTCAAGGAATCACTTGTCAGGAGGAATTCCAACATGTCTGAGCAATTTTACTGCAATGACGGACAGGAGTGTAATCCCAAGGGAACTTATAAGGATACGGAAAATTTCACCTCTAGTGACTTACTATAATATTTATGACACTAATGTGTTTTTGACATGGAAAGGTCAGGAACATATGTTTTTGAATCCGAGTATCTTCTAAAGAGCATTGATCTCTCAAGCAATGATTTAACAGGTGAAGTACCAAAAGAGATTGGATATTTACTTGGATTGGTTTCTTTGAATTTATCAAGAAACTATTTCCGTGGAGAAATTCCTTCTGACATTGGGAATTTGAGTTCTCTAGAATTTCTTGATTTATCAAGAAATCATTTTTCTGGAAAAATTCCTTCTACTCTCTCTAAAATTGATCGCCTAGCCATGTTAGACTTATCTAACAACTCACTGATTGGAAGAATCCCTTGGGGAAGACAGTTGCAAACCTTTGATGCCTCTAGTTTTGAAGGAAATCTTGGTCTTTGTGGTGAACAACTCAACAAAAGTTGCCCTGGAGATGAAACAACAGTAAAGCCTCAAGAACCAGCAATTCATGGCGAAGATGACAATTCAGTTTTCTATGAAGCATTATACATGAGCTTGGGGTTGGGATTCTTCGCAGGGTTTTGGAGCTTATTAGGGCCAATGCTACTTTGGCAAGCATGGAGGAATGCTTACTTGAGGTTCTTGAACAGATTGACcgacaatatattggtaatggTTGAATTGAAGATAGCAAAATGTCATATGTGTCTTAAAAAATGTACATCTTggcattaatcaatttttttagaatttgcaTCTTTAATTCTTTATCCTCCCTAATGCTAATTCCAAAAGGTGCACTGctttacttcatttttttttaaaggacacTGCATTACTTCATTATGTACATCTCTTATGTGTTTCCCGCATTggctttcatctatttaaaGATTAAGTATATCCATTTCTCCTCTTTCTTTAGTTCTTGCCTTCTCTAGTGGTAGCTAATTACttttcaagaatttttttttttgttgctgtaAAGAAATTATAGATGTTGTGTTCTATTGagttttcttgttttcaaaTCACTTCTCTAATTTTTAAACCTCTTAAAAAAATGCTTTCAGCTATATACTTCTTTGTACACTAATGGTATTGGTCTCTAATTTTAGTTTGTAGCCAAAAAAACACTTAACGGTAACTagattttagtttcatttagtTTATCACTAAAATCTGGTCTCTAATATTTTTTCCTCCCCTAATGTCTGTAATCTGAATTGTTGGATGAGTTTTGCAGTTTATGGGGGATATTAGATTCAAGATCTGGATGAAAGCACCATGGATTGCTGGATGCGTAAAATTTGTGGCATTGAACTTTACAATGTAAAATCTGACAAAGCATATATTGAAGTAATCTGCAAAATCACTGTATTGTTTCGATAcacttataaatttattttgttttcggTTTAAGCCAAGACTATTAATATCTAAAAGAGTGAAGGTCATTCATTCCACATCATCCTTCTCTCTTGTCATATACCTCTCTTAGTTATAGAAATATAAAAGTAAGAAAtagaatttatcttttaattacaTGATCAGAAAATGCAAATAATCATGTATGATTAATaaggttagaaaaaaaaaatgattgataaGGTTAAcgtatattaaaatattgagtATTATCTTAATGATTTGTGTCCCTTAATCAAGATGATATAATATTGATGttttagacaaaagtaaaaacattgattattagcTACACAAGTTGACACAAGGGGTAACTGTTTGTTATCCTTAATTAAGTGATTCAATGTTTGAATCTTAATTGATCTTGATCTTTgtgtatgaaataaattatattaaaaaaataatacttatcTTATGTGTGCTTAAAATTCTTAACAATGATTTATTTATGCTTTCAGTCGGACACATCCGTAATAATATCATagtcaacaaaaatattattaattggaTTTTGGCTTAAATACAATTTGTCctgcaatttatttattttttttcaatttcatccctttaattttttttttttcattttagtccttgtaaaatgtgtttatttcatttttcattcttgaggTCTTTTAGATAGCACTTTGAACAATAGACAAAGTGTTTTGAAgggtgaaaataaaatatcatctaGAGTATTTTAAGgacgaaaaataaaacaaacagattttataaggattaaaatgaaaaaaaaaaattataaagccaaaaataaagtgttaatttacaaggatgaaaaatatatttaatccttAAATCTAATAGTGAtacattgataatataaaataatgttatattatcatctaattataaaattattgtttcgTATGACTATTTTACactatttctttttatcaaactaTGCTAATTGATAACCAAAGGCACAGTAGCGATGaaatttgatgaaaaatatGGAGACTAGATGGAAAATTTATTGCTGGTAAATATTCATATTGCTTTGATAAATTTATCtcctaaagataaaaaatttaatttgtgtctttaaatgtgtaaaaaatagaaagattaaTCTTATGGATAATTTAATGATGATtcctaaattttataatgtaatgAAAAAGTGAtcctataaatataatttat is a genomic window containing:
- the LOC114425487 gene encoding receptor-like protein EIX2; this encodes MERSGTYVFESEYLLKSIDLSSNDLTGEVPKEIGYLLGLVSLNLSRNYFRGEIPSDIGNLSSLEFLDLSRNHFSGKIPSTLSKIDRLAMLDLSNNSLIGRIPWGRQLQTFDASSFEGNLGLCGEQLNKSCPGDETTVKPQEPAIHGEDDNSVFYEALYMSLGLGFFAGFWSLLGPMLLWQAWRNAYLRFLNRLTDNILFMGDIRFKIWMKAPWIAGCVKFVALNFTM